In Palaemon carinicauda isolate YSFRI2023 chromosome 14, ASM3689809v2, whole genome shotgun sequence, the following proteins share a genomic window:
- the LOC137652870 gene encoding protein FAM200C-like, producing the protein MTFVTYVPDEDLKEEILYCEWIEEYTEGEDVLQNLTEFFGPEGLDWRTLYGMCKDGDLAMLCSPSGFVTRVIQKAPNAIPLHYTMHMQALASKTLPSELQDTFNTIIKTVNFIEGSALNTSLLEKLC; encoded by the coding sequence ATGACCTTTGTAACTTATGTTCCTGATGAGGACTTGAAGGAAGAAATCTTGTATTGTGAATGGATTGAAGAATATACGGAAGGTGAAGATGTATTGCAAAACCTTACAGAATTTTTTGGACCTGAAGGTCTTGACTGGCGCACTCTCTATGGGATGTGCAAAGATGGGGATCTAGCCATGCTGTGTTCTCCATCAGGATTTGTTACAAGAGTTATACAAAAAGCACCAAATGCTATTCCTCTGCACTACACGATGCACATGCAAGCTCTTGCATCAAAAACACTACCCTCAGAATTACAGGATACTTTTAATACAATTATAAAGACAGTTAACTTTATAGAAGGTAGTGCTCTTAATACAAGCCTTTTAGAGAAACTCTGCTAA